The Prosthecobacter dejongeii genome contains a region encoding:
- a CDS encoding twin-arginine translocation signal domain-containing protein has product MDRRDFLKTSTAAALGAQVFTAPAAHSASASARQPDLIKTENAKPGASYQLTRMRPDGAKSFRSSVIEGYCSRQSVKAGETLEIFVSTAPVARFQIELFRMGYYDGVGARLMATLGPFEGKTQPVPALGEQRLRECTWEATTTVTIPADWPSGVYLGRLSTLPAQAEEPFWQSYLIFIVTDDRPADVLFQCSDNTWQAYNRWPENESLYTDPRAAHAPGVSVSFDRPYGKYVQILDHPLSMGSGEFLLWEYPLCYWLEKEGYDVTYCSNVDNLDPANLKRCKTMISIGHDEYWDLRQYDHVKQAIADGLNVLWLSANDVYMVTPFTPNGQGQPNRRLTRETCFGEFREEEKEAYAKVLGPFEKTGPDERDIIGARTIVPFNGGGDWTCTKPDHWLFAGTGMKQGDSIPGLVGWEFHGEPDLQRPSLEVVAEGNVWAGGTRLGRYAATIFEGPKKNFVFNASTIFWSQGLSSPPGHMIPWSHFSRPHGPDERVQRITRNLLERGLR; this is encoded by the coding sequence ATGGACAGGCGCGATTTTCTCAAAACCAGCACGGCAGCCGCTCTCGGGGCACAGGTTTTTACCGCTCCAGCGGCGCATTCGGCCAGCGCCAGCGCCCGGCAGCCGGACCTCATCAAGACCGAAAATGCCAAACCGGGCGCGAGCTACCAGCTCACCCGCATGCGGCCAGATGGCGCGAAGTCTTTCCGCTCCTCCGTCATCGAAGGTTACTGCTCCCGCCAGTCGGTGAAGGCGGGGGAAACGCTGGAGATCTTCGTCAGCACCGCGCCCGTCGCCCGGTTCCAGATCGAGCTCTTTCGCATGGGTTATTATGATGGCGTGGGCGCACGGCTCATGGCCACTCTGGGGCCTTTTGAGGGAAAAACTCAGCCCGTGCCTGCCCTGGGCGAGCAGCGCCTGCGCGAGTGTACCTGGGAGGCTACCACCACGGTGACCATCCCCGCAGACTGGCCCAGCGGCGTGTATCTGGGCCGTCTCTCCACCCTGCCTGCGCAGGCGGAGGAGCCCTTCTGGCAGAGCTACCTCATCTTCATCGTCACGGATGATCGCCCGGCCGATGTCCTCTTTCAATGCAGCGACAATACCTGGCAGGCTTACAATCGCTGGCCAGAAAATGAGTCTCTCTACACCGATCCTCGCGCTGCCCACGCGCCTGGGGTGAGTGTCAGCTTTGACCGCCCGTATGGGAAGTATGTGCAGATCCTGGATCACCCCCTCAGCATGGGCAGTGGCGAGTTTTTGCTGTGGGAGTACCCGCTGTGCTACTGGCTGGAAAAGGAGGGGTACGATGTCACCTACTGCTCCAACGTGGACAACCTGGACCCGGCTAACCTCAAGCGTTGCAAAACGATGATCAGCATCGGCCACGATGAATACTGGGACCTGCGCCAGTATGACCATGTGAAGCAGGCCATCGCAGACGGGCTGAACGTGCTGTGGCTTTCCGCCAATGACGTGTACATGGTCACCCCCTTCACGCCAAATGGCCAAGGGCAGCCGAATCGCCGACTCACCCGCGAGACCTGCTTTGGCGAATTTCGCGAAGAAGAAAAAGAGGCCTATGCCAAGGTGCTCGGCCCCTTTGAAAAGACCGGTCCAGATGAGCGCGACATCATCGGCGCGCGCACCATTGTGCCCTTCAATGGCGGCGGCGACTGGACCTGCACGAAGCCTGACCACTGGCTGTTTGCAGGCACCGGCATGAAGCAGGGCGACAGCATCCCCGGCCTGGTGGGGTGGGAATTTCATGGCGAGCCCGATCTGCAACGCCCCAGCCTGGAGGTGGTGGCGGAGGGCAACGTCTGGGCTGGCGGCACGCGCCTGGGCCGGTACGCGGCGACGATCTTTGAGGGGCCGAAGAAGAACTTCGTCTTCAATGCCAGCACCATTTTCTGGAGCCAGGGGCTGAGCAGCCCACCCGGCCACATGATTCCCTGGAGCCATTTTTCCCGTCCGCATGGGCCGGATGAGCGCGTGCAGCGCATCACGCGGAATTTACTGGAACGCGGGTTGAGGTAA
- a CDS encoding PQQ-dependent sugar dehydrogenase → MKLATLLTSGLLAASSLFAADTVKLTRIHEKLATPFPIALILPPDGSQREFLALQRGQILILPKDDAATEAKTFLDLSTRAMEADNGKFEEGLNGLAFHPQYKDNGLFYLCYTQQKPKRLVISEMKVSADADKADPSSERVLLEIPLINWNHHGGNILFGPDGYLYIGVGDTSKRNDEQRMAQLNAVLVGKVLRIDVNKRDHHNAYGIPADNPFADGVNAQPQVYAYGIRNPWGMHFDSAGHLWLADVGQDLWEEINWITKGGNYGWSFREGSRPFPLRQDTPPAEAKLIDPIFEYNHGEGLSITGGITYTGQALPELKGQYVYGDFVIGKIWGLKTNNDGKVEANTLLYTSPQTASDNPKKKPTVLVKPTAFCADAQGELVVLDWNGGLYRLSK, encoded by the coding sequence ATGAAACTCGCCACCCTTCTCACCTCCGGCCTCCTCGCTGCTAGCAGCCTCTTCGCGGCTGACACGGTCAAACTCACCCGCATTCATGAGAAGCTGGCCACCCCCTTCCCCATCGCACTCATCCTCCCGCCAGACGGCAGCCAACGCGAGTTCCTAGCCCTCCAGCGTGGCCAGATCCTCATCCTCCCGAAAGACGATGCCGCTACGGAGGCGAAGACCTTCCTCGACCTGAGCACCCGCGCCATGGAGGCCGACAACGGAAAATTTGAAGAAGGTCTCAACGGCCTGGCCTTCCACCCGCAGTACAAAGACAACGGTCTCTTTTATCTCTGCTACACCCAGCAAAAGCCCAAGCGCCTCGTCATCAGCGAAATGAAAGTCAGCGCGGATGCGGACAAGGCCGATCCTAGCAGCGAGCGCGTCCTGCTGGAGATCCCCCTCATCAACTGGAACCACCACGGCGGCAACATCCTCTTTGGCCCGGATGGCTACCTCTACATCGGCGTGGGTGATACCTCCAAACGCAATGACGAGCAACGCATGGCCCAGCTCAATGCCGTCCTCGTCGGCAAAGTCCTGCGCATTGACGTGAATAAGCGCGACCACCACAACGCCTACGGCATCCCCGCTGACAATCCCTTTGCGGATGGTGTGAACGCCCAGCCCCAAGTCTATGCCTACGGCATCCGCAATCCCTGGGGCATGCACTTTGACAGCGCCGGTCACCTGTGGCTAGCCGATGTGGGCCAGGACCTCTGGGAAGAAATCAACTGGATCACCAAAGGCGGCAACTACGGCTGGAGCTTCCGTGAAGGCAGCCGTCCCTTCCCCCTCCGTCAAGATACCCCTCCGGCCGAGGCTAAGCTCATTGACCCCATCTTTGAATACAATCACGGCGAAGGCCTCAGCATCACCGGCGGCATCACCTACACTGGCCAGGCCCTGCCAGAGCTGAAAGGCCAGTATGTCTATGGCGACTTCGTCATTGGCAAAATCTGGGGCCTCAAAACCAACAATGATGGCAAAGTCGAGGCCAACACCCTCCTCTACACCAGCCCTCAGACGGCTTCTGACAATCCCAAGAAAAAGCCCACTGTTTTGGTTAAACCCACCGCCTTCTGTGCAGATGCCCAGGGCGAGCTCGTCGTGCTGGATTGGAACGGCGGCCTCTACCGCCTCAGCAAGTGA
- the leuA gene encoding 2-isopropylmalate synthase, with amino-acid sequence MLKNPSSKYQPFPLVSLPNRQWPTRHLTQAPLWCSVDLRDGNQALAVPMNVSQKLEMFDALVKCGFKEIEVGFPSASNTEFNFNRRLIEENRIPEDVTIQCLVQAREDLIERTVESLLGAKKVVIHMYNSTSPAQRKYVFGKTKEEIIAIAIKGAQMIKDRLHRLEETGTQVTLQYSPESFSATEVEFAKEISEAVMDVWQPTPQKKMILNLPDTVEVAMPNVYADQIEWICTHIKNRESLIISLHTHNDRGTGTAATELGLLAGADRVEGTLFGNGERTGNLDIVQVAMNLYMHGISPGLDFSDMNGLIRMYEHTTGMTVPPRQPYAGELVFTAFSGSHQDAIKKGLTGYEEHKTIWDVPYLTIDPNDIGREYHEVIRVNSQSGKGGVAYLLESEFGIELPKDMQREFGPIANNLVDSLGREVKAAELRDMFWKEYIERETPFSLHHFHADGVDGVFTCRSSLVKNGQEIGITGTGNGPIAAFVQALIQDGGAQPFEVVSYREQSLEAGSEANAISYIQIKLEDGKTVWGAGVDTNIELASIKAVISAVNRAS; translated from the coding sequence ATGTTGAAGAATCCGTCCTCTAAATACCAGCCGTTTCCGCTGGTCTCTCTGCCGAACCGTCAGTGGCCCACACGCCATCTCACCCAGGCGCCGCTGTGGTGCAGTGTGGACCTGCGCGATGGCAACCAGGCGCTGGCGGTGCCGATGAATGTCTCCCAAAAGCTGGAGATGTTCGATGCGCTGGTGAAGTGCGGGTTTAAGGAGATCGAGGTGGGTTTCCCCTCGGCCTCGAACACGGAGTTCAATTTTAACCGACGTCTGATCGAGGAAAATCGCATCCCGGAGGATGTGACCATCCAGTGCCTGGTGCAGGCGCGGGAGGACTTGATCGAGCGCACGGTGGAGTCTCTGCTGGGGGCGAAGAAGGTGGTGATCCACATGTACAATTCCACCTCGCCGGCGCAGCGGAAGTATGTGTTCGGCAAGACGAAGGAGGAGATCATCGCCATCGCCATCAAGGGGGCGCAAATGATCAAAGATCGACTGCATCGCCTGGAGGAAACGGGCACGCAGGTGACGCTGCAGTATTCGCCGGAAAGCTTCAGCGCCACGGAGGTGGAATTCGCCAAGGAGATCAGCGAAGCGGTGATGGACGTGTGGCAGCCGACGCCGCAGAAGAAGATGATCCTGAACCTGCCGGATACGGTGGAGGTGGCGATGCCGAATGTGTATGCGGACCAGATCGAGTGGATCTGCACGCACATCAAAAACCGTGAGAGCCTGATCATCAGCCTGCACACGCACAATGACCGGGGCACGGGCACGGCGGCCACGGAGCTGGGCCTGCTGGCGGGGGCGGACCGTGTGGAAGGGACGCTGTTTGGCAATGGCGAGCGCACTGGCAATCTGGACATCGTCCAGGTGGCGATGAATCTGTACATGCACGGCATCTCTCCAGGGCTGGATTTCAGCGATATGAATGGCCTGATCCGCATGTATGAGCACACCACGGGCATGACGGTGCCGCCGCGCCAGCCGTATGCGGGGGAGCTGGTCTTCACCGCTTTCAGCGGCAGCCACCAGGATGCCATCAAGAAGGGGCTGACGGGGTATGAGGAGCACAAAACGATCTGGGATGTGCCTTACCTGACGATTGACCCGAACGACATCGGCCGGGAGTACCATGAGGTGATCCGGGTGAATAGCCAGAGCGGCAAGGGCGGTGTGGCTTACCTGCTGGAGAGCGAGTTTGGCATCGAGCTGCCGAAGGACATGCAGCGGGAGTTTGGCCCCATCGCGAATAACTTGGTGGATAGCCTGGGCCGTGAGGTGAAGGCGGCGGAGCTGCGCGATATGTTCTGGAAGGAATACATCGAACGCGAGACGCCCTTCTCCCTGCACCATTTCCATGCGGATGGGGTGGATGGCGTGTTTACCTGCCGCAGCAGCTTGGTGAAAAACGGGCAGGAGATCGGCATCACGGGCACGGGCAATGGCCCCATCGCCGCCTTTGTCCAGGCGCTGATCCAGGACGGGGGCGCGCAGCCATTTGAGGTGGTCTCCTACCGCGAACAGAGCCTGGAAGCGGGCTCTGAAGCCAACGCCATTTCCTACATCCAGATCAAGCTGGAGGACGGCAAAACCGTCTGGGGTGCAGGGGTGGATACGAACATCGAGCTGGCCTCCATCAAGGCCGTGATCAGCGCGGTGAATCGCGCTTCCTGA
- a CDS encoding PA2169 family four-helix-bundle protein, which produces MSTLSTLNNLIETLKDGQEGFRAASEDIANSELKTVFSQYSLQRSKFAGELQSLAHSLGESDPADSGSVAGALHRGWIDLKAALTSRDDHAVLSECERGEDSAVAAYRKAMDDEDLPANILAVLQTQFMDIKAAHDHIRDLRDSRKAA; this is translated from the coding sequence ATGAGTACACTTTCTACACTCAACAACCTTATCGAAACCCTCAAAGATGGCCAGGAAGGATTCCGCGCTGCTTCTGAGGACATTGCCAATTCCGAGCTTAAGACTGTTTTCAGTCAATACTCGCTGCAACGCAGCAAGTTCGCTGGGGAGCTTCAGTCCTTGGCCCATTCTTTGGGCGAATCTGACCCGGCTGACTCAGGCTCCGTCGCCGGGGCTTTGCATCGCGGTTGGATCGACCTCAAGGCGGCTTTGACGAGCCGGGACGACCATGCGGTGCTTTCCGAATGCGAGCGCGGCGAAGACTCTGCCGTGGCTGCTTATCGCAAGGCCATGGATGATGAAGATCTGCCGGCCAATATCCTGGCGGTGTTGCAGACTCAGTTCATGGACATCAAAGCAGCTCATGATCACATTCGTGATCTGCGCGACAGCCGCAAGGCTGCCTAA
- a CDS encoding IS110 family transposase, producing the protein MSLNVVYLGVDVSKDSLDLHFLNQSLSVPNRAEGFAKILKLAASQPCPVHVICEATGGYERALSQALHKGQLTLSVVNPRLPRDFARAHNRLAKTDRIDAAMLVAFGKALQPAPTPVPSPQAERLGLMVAQRDMLVENCAQHQTRLLQATDSWLKKQITRLIANLKKEITKLEVLMRQWVKADAELTRKTERLDEVAGIDWRGALSLCAHMPELGTLKRGQRHISGGRAPLRRSLYLASLTAAHRNATLKSFYQRLRAAGKPAKVALTAVARKLLELLNAALKNPQIKLAR; encoded by the coding sequence ATGTCACTCAACGTTGTCTATCTCGGTGTCGATGTCTCCAAGGACTCCCTTGATCTGCACTTCCTCAACCAGTCACTTTCAGTGCCCAATCGCGCTGAAGGCTTTGCCAAAATCCTCAAGCTGGCCGCTTCGCAGCCTTGTCCGGTTCATGTCATCTGTGAAGCCACTGGCGGCTATGAGCGCGCTTTGAGCCAGGCTTTGCATAAAGGCCAGCTTACTCTGAGTGTGGTCAATCCACGCCTGCCGCGTGACTTTGCTCGCGCGCACAACCGCCTGGCCAAGACGGACCGTATCGATGCGGCCATGCTGGTGGCTTTTGGCAAGGCTCTACAACCTGCACCCACCCCTGTTCCCAGCCCTCAGGCTGAGCGTCTCGGCCTCATGGTTGCGCAGCGTGATATGCTCGTGGAGAACTGCGCTCAACATCAAACACGGCTGCTGCAAGCTACCGATAGCTGGCTCAAAAAGCAGATCACGCGCCTCATTGCCAACCTCAAAAAAGAAATCACCAAACTCGAAGTTCTGATGCGTCAGTGGGTCAAGGCAGATGCGGAGCTGACACGCAAAACGGAGCGCCTGGATGAAGTCGCTGGTATCGACTGGCGCGGTGCCCTCTCTTTGTGCGCACATATGCCGGAACTCGGCACCCTCAAGCGAGGCCAGCGCCACATCAGCGGAGGGCGGGCGCCACTGCGGCGCAGCCTTTATCTTGCCAGCCTAACTGCCGCACATAGAAACGCGACGCTCAAAAGCTTTTACCAGCGGCTGCGCGCAGCCGGCAAACCTGCCAAGGTGGCGCTCACAGCGGTGGCGAGAAAATTGCTGGAACTGCTCAATGCAGCCTTGAAAAATCCCCAAATAAAGCTTGCTCGGTAA
- the gcvP gene encoding aminomethyl-transferring glycine dehydrogenase — MPTPFSSRHIGPSAAETAAMLESLGYETLDALVDQVVPEAIRQRSALNLPAALSEEDALRRLKQLMGRNKVVRSFIGLGYHDTFTPPVIQRNILENPGWYTAYTPYQPEISQGRLEALINFQTMITDLTGLDVAGASLLDEGTACAEALTLAAAQVAGANRVLVSDQCHPHNLEVVRTRMQALGMEVQVADVGAWQHDGSKGLAAVLVQYPDTQGVIHDFEAMAKQVHEAGALLVVSADLLALTVLRPPGEFGADICVGNSQRFGVPLGFGGPHAAFMAVKDALKRRMPGRLIGVSKDAAGNPAYRLSLQTREQHIRREKATSNICTAQVLLAVMASMYAVYHGPEGLKKIALRTHGAAVWLARELMQAHLEIASDDFFDTLTVKVRSADDVLRTGLLFGVNLRKLDAQHVTVALDERVREEELNAILKAFGISRAQHPLHLNDEADLNCSGVFHRQSAYLTHPVFSRYHSETEMMRYLHRLESKDIALNRSMIPLGSCTMKLNAAAEMMPLSWSEVGGLHPFAPHDQSEGYRAMFTELENWLAECTGFDATSLQPNAGSQGEYAGLLAIKRFHEARGEGHRDVCLIPTSAHGTNPASAVMCAFKVVPVTCDEQGNISLGDLRAKVTAHSDKLAALMVTYPSTHGVFEESIVEICKLVHEHGGQVYMDGANMNAQVGLTSPGKIGADVCHLNLHKTFCIPHGGGGPGVGPICVAAHLKPYLPGHLTWEQQREGAVCSAPWGSASICTISWMYIAMMGPELTNATKYAILNANYVAKKLAPWFPTLYKGSHGLVAHECILDFRHFHKVTVEDVAKRLMDFGYHAPTMSWPVGGTLMIEPTESESQAELDRFCSAMQCIHGEIVGVENGTFHATDNTLKAAPHTAAFMLKTDWPHAYTREVAAFPLPWVKEAKYWPPVARVDNVYGDRNLICSCISVEEAAG, encoded by the coding sequence ATGCCCACGCCCTTCTCCTCCCGTCACATTGGACCTTCGGCTGCTGAAACAGCGGCCATGTTGGAATCGCTCGGTTACGAAACGCTGGATGCCCTGGTGGATCAGGTGGTGCCGGAGGCCATCCGGCAGCGGTCGGCGCTGAATCTGCCCGCAGCCCTCAGCGAGGAGGATGCGCTGCGTCGGCTGAAGCAACTCATGGGACGAAACAAGGTGGTGCGCTCCTTCATCGGCCTGGGTTATCACGATACCTTCACCCCGCCGGTGATTCAGCGAAACATCCTGGAAAACCCAGGTTGGTACACGGCCTACACGCCTTACCAGCCGGAGATCAGCCAAGGCCGCCTGGAGGCGCTGATCAATTTCCAGACGATGATCACGGACCTCACGGGGCTGGATGTGGCGGGGGCTTCACTGCTGGATGAGGGGACGGCCTGTGCAGAGGCGCTGACGCTGGCGGCAGCGCAGGTGGCCGGGGCAAATCGGGTACTGGTCTCGGATCAATGTCACCCGCACAATCTCGAAGTGGTGCGCACGCGCATGCAGGCGCTGGGGATGGAGGTGCAGGTGGCGGATGTGGGCGCGTGGCAGCACGATGGCAGCAAGGGGCTGGCGGCAGTGCTGGTGCAGTACCCAGATACACAGGGAGTGATCCATGATTTTGAGGCCATGGCCAAACAGGTGCATGAGGCAGGGGCCTTGCTGGTCGTTTCGGCAGATCTGCTAGCGCTCACGGTGCTGCGGCCTCCAGGTGAATTTGGCGCGGACATCTGCGTGGGCAATAGCCAGCGCTTTGGCGTGCCGCTGGGTTTTGGCGGGCCGCATGCGGCCTTCATGGCGGTGAAGGATGCGCTGAAACGGCGCATGCCGGGGCGGCTCATCGGCGTATCGAAGGATGCGGCGGGCAATCCCGCTTACCGCCTGTCTTTGCAGACGCGGGAGCAGCACATCCGCCGGGAAAAGGCGACGAGCAATATCTGCACGGCGCAGGTGCTGCTGGCGGTGATGGCCTCCATGTATGCGGTGTATCACGGGCCGGAGGGGCTGAAAAAGATCGCCCTGCGCACGCATGGTGCAGCGGTGTGGCTGGCGCGGGAGCTGATGCAGGCGCATTTGGAGATCGCCAGCGATGACTTCTTTGACACACTGACGGTGAAGGTGCGCAGTGCGGATGATGTGCTGCGGACGGGCCTGCTTTTTGGTGTGAATCTGCGCAAGCTGGATGCCCAGCATGTGACCGTGGCGCTGGATGAACGCGTGCGTGAAGAGGAGCTGAATGCCATCCTCAAGGCCTTCGGCATCAGCAGAGCGCAGCACCCGCTGCACCTCAATGATGAAGCGGATCTGAACTGCTCTGGCGTCTTTCATCGCCAGTCGGCGTACCTCACGCATCCCGTTTTCAGCCGTTATCATTCGGAAACGGAGATGATGCGCTACCTGCACCGGCTGGAGAGCAAAGACATCGCGCTGAACCGCAGCATGATCCCGCTGGGCTCCTGCACGATGAAGCTGAACGCGGCGGCGGAAATGATGCCGCTGAGCTGGAGCGAGGTGGGCGGACTGCACCCCTTTGCCCCGCACGATCAAAGCGAGGGCTACCGCGCGATGTTCACGGAGTTGGAAAATTGGTTAGCCGAATGCACCGGATTTGACGCCACCTCTTTGCAACCAAATGCGGGCTCCCAGGGGGAGTACGCGGGTCTGCTGGCCATCAAAAGATTCCACGAGGCACGGGGTGAAGGCCACCGCGATGTGTGCCTCATCCCCACCAGTGCCCATGGTACCAATCCCGCCAGCGCGGTGATGTGTGCCTTTAAAGTGGTGCCGGTGACCTGCGATGAGCAGGGCAACATCTCGCTGGGAGATCTGCGGGCCAAGGTGACCGCGCATTCAGACAAACTGGCCGCGCTGATGGTGACGTATCCCTCCACCCATGGCGTGTTTGAGGAGAGCATCGTGGAGATCTGCAAGCTGGTGCATGAGCACGGCGGGCAGGTTTACATGGATGGGGCGAATATGAATGCGCAGGTGGGTCTGACCTCCCCGGGGAAGATCGGCGCGGATGTCTGCCACCTGAATCTGCACAAGACCTTTTGCATCCCGCATGGCGGCGGTGGCCCCGGCGTGGGCCCCATCTGCGTGGCGGCGCATTTGAAGCCATATCTTCCCGGCCACCTGACGTGGGAGCAGCAGCGTGAAGGGGCCGTGTGCTCGGCCCCCTGGGGCAGCGCCAGCATCTGCACCATCTCCTGGATGTACATCGCCATGATGGGGCCGGAACTCACGAACGCGACGAAGTACGCCATCCTGAATGCCAACTACGTGGCCAAGAAACTGGCCCCCTGGTTCCCTACGCTTTACAAAGGCAGCCACGGTCTGGTGGCGCACGAGTGCATCCTGGACTTCCGCCACTTTCACAAGGTGACGGTGGAGGATGTGGCGAAGCGGTTAATGGACTTTGGCTACCATGCGCCGACGATGAGCTGGCCTGTGGGCGGCACGCTGATGATCGAGCCGACGGAGAGCGAGAGCCAGGCTGAGCTGGACCGCTTTTGCAGCGCCATGCAGTGCATCCACGGCGAGATCGTGGGCGTGGAAAACGGCACCTTCCATGCCACGGACAACACGCTGAAGGCCGCCCCGCACACAGCCGCCTTCATGCTGAAAACCGACTGGCCGCATGCCTACACCCGCGAGGTAGCCGCCTTCCCGCTCCCCTGGGTGAAGGAGGCCAAATACTGGCCGCCCGTGGCCCGCGTGGACAATGTCTATGGCGACCGCAATTTGATCTGCTCCTGCATCAGCGTGGAAGAGGCGGCGGGGTAG
- a CDS encoding type II toxin-antitoxin system RelE/ParE family toxin yields the protein MTFRLSHAALEDLQSIDDYTVQTWDAEQADRYLAMIWATFERIAKHPTRWRIRADLHQDCRICFSGRHAILYRLQDGAIEIARVLHDAMDFPVHASDLFQGHE from the coding sequence ATGACTTTCCGCCTTTCTCATGCTGCCCTTGAGGATCTGCAGTCGATTGATGATTACACTGTCCAGACGTGGGATGCAGAACAGGCCGACCGTTACCTAGCCATGATCTGGGCCACGTTTGAGCGCATCGCCAAACACCCGACTCGTTGGCGAATCCGCGCAGATCTGCATCAGGATTGCCGCATCTGCTTTTCGGGTAGGCATGCCATTCTATACCGCCTCCAAGATGGGGCCATTGAGATTGCCCGCGTGCTTCATGATGCCATGGATTTCCCCGTCCATGCCTCTGATCTTTTTCAAGGTCATGAATAA
- a CDS encoding type II toxin-antitoxin system ParD family antitoxin, with the protein MNVTLPPALDALVARKLASGLYENAAEVVREALRQMDARESALAGLKREVALGFDQLDRGELVEMDREAFFQHIRSQRRPA; encoded by the coding sequence ATGAACGTCACTCTGCCACCTGCACTGGATGCCCTTGTGGCCAGAAAACTGGCTTCAGGACTTTATGAGAATGCCGCCGAGGTCGTTCGTGAGGCCTTGCGTCAAATGGATGCTCGGGAATCTGCCCTGGCTGGCTTGAAACGGGAGGTCGCCTTGGGCTTCGACCAACTGGATCGGGGAGAATTGGTCGAAATGGATCGCGAAGCCTTCTTTCAGCACATCCGTTCGCAGCGTCGTCCGGCATGA
- a CDS encoding DUF2200 domain-containing protein, with the protein MPTKHRIFTTPFASVYPHYVAKAEKKGRTQAEVDAIIRWLTGYSQMELEGQLQKQTDFETFFQEAPQMNPARTLIKGTVCGVRVEEVEDPTMREIRYLDKLVDELAKGKAMEKILGA; encoded by the coding sequence ATGCCCACCAAACACCGCATCTTCACCACACCCTTCGCGAGCGTTTATCCGCACTACGTCGCCAAGGCCGAAAAGAAAGGGCGGACCCAGGCCGAGGTGGACGCCATCATCCGGTGGCTGACGGGCTACTCGCAGATGGAGCTGGAAGGGCAGTTGCAAAAGCAGACGGACTTTGAAACCTTCTTCCAAGAAGCGCCCCAGATGAATCCTGCACGGACACTGATCAAAGGCACCGTCTGCGGCGTGCGGGTGGAGGAGGTGGAAGACCCGACGATGCGGGAAATACGCTATCTGGATAAGCTGGTGGATGAGCTGGCCAAGGGGAAGGCGATGGAGAAGATACTCGGAGCCTAA